GAACTCGCCGGCCTCCTTCTCGACGATGGCCTTGTCGTCACCGCGCAGCCACTGCGGCATGAGCGGGCGCAGCGCCGACACCTTGGCCGCGAACCGGTTGATCTCGGCACCGACCGCCAGCGGCTGCGGGCGGTAGTTGAGCAACCAGCGCCCGGCCCGGTCCACCAGCCGGCGCAGGTCCAGCGTCATCCGGTCAGTGACGAACACCGGCACGCCTTCGTCACCGGCAGCCCGGATGCGGCGCCACACGTCACCGATGCCGAAGATGGCGTCGGTGGCGACGTAGCTGCGTACCGCGTCGACTGGGCCGACCCCGACATCCTCGGTGATGCGGTAGGCGTAGCTGATCCCGCTGGTGTCGACGAGATCGTTGACCAGCATGGTGGTGACGATCTCCCGGCGCAGTTGGTGCGCACGGATCTCGCCGGTGAACTGGTCACGCAGCCGCTCGGGGAAGTACAGCGGCAGCCGGGCCGCGAACACCTCTTGCTCGGGTACGTCGCTGGCCAGGACGTCGGCTTTCAGATTCAGTTTGACGTGAGCCATCAGGGTGGCCAATTCCGGTGAGGTCAAACCGATTCCGGCATCCGTACGGCGCCGGATCTCCTTCTCCGACGGCAACGCCTCCAACTCACGGTTCAGACCCCGGTTCGCCACGAAGTCCTTGATCATCCGCGCGTGCACCGACAGCAGGCCGGGGGCGTTGGCCCGGCTGGTGCCCATCAGGTCGTTCTGGTCCTTGTTGTCGGCCAACACCAGAGCGCCGACCTCGTCGGTCATCGACAGCAACAGATCGGTGCGCTCCCCTGGGCTCACCTTGCCCGCGGTCACCAGCGAATCGATCAGGATCTTGATGTTGACCTCGTGGTCGGAGCAGTCGACACCCGCGGAGTTGTCCAACGCGTCGGTGTTGATCCGGCCGCCGGCCAGGTCGAATTCGATGCGTCCCAGCGAGGTGACGCCCAGGTTGCCGCCCTCGCCGATGACCTTGGCCCGCACCTCGTTTCCGCACACCCGGATCTGGTCGTTGGCGCGGTCACCGACGTCGGACTCGGTCTCGGCCTTGACATAGGTGCCGATGCCGCCGTTCCACAGCAGGTCCACCGGCGCCTTGAGAATCGCCTTCATCAGGGCCGGCGGCGTGAGTTCCTCGATGTCGCCGTCGATCCCGAGCGCGGCGCGGGCCTGGGGGCTGATCGGGATGGACTTCTGCTGACGGCTGTAGACCCCGCCGCCCGCGCTGATCAGCTTGGTGTCGTAATCCTCCCAACTGGACCGCGGCAGCTCGAACAGCCGCTTGCGCTCCACCCAGGACACCGCGGCCTCGGGGTTGGGGTCGAGGAAGATGTGCCGGTGGTCGAACGCGGCGATCAGCCGGATGTGCTTGGACAGCAGCATGCCGTTGCCGAACACGTCGCCGCTCATGTCGCCGACGCCGACGACGGTGAAGTCCTGGCTCTGGGTGTCGACCCCCATCTCCCGGAAGTGCCGCTTCACTGACTCCCAGGCGCCCTTGGCGGTGATCCCCATCGCCTTGTGGTCGTAGCCGATCGAACCGCCCGAGGCGAACGCGTCGCCCAGCCAGAACCCGTAGGACTTGGCCACCTCGTTGGCGATGTCGGAGAACGTGGCGGTGCCCTTGTCGGCGGCGACCACCAGGTAGGCGTCCTCCCCGTCGCGGCGCACCACTTCCGGTGGCGTGACGACGGCCCCGGTCCCCTTGTCGACGTTGTCGGTCACGTCGAGCAGCCCGGAGATGAAGAGTTGGTAGCAGGCGACGCCTTCGGCGCGGGTCGCTTCCCGGTCGGCGGCGGCGTCGCCCGTCGGCTCGGGCGGGCGCTTGACCACGAAGCCACCCTTGGCCCCGACGGGGACGATGACCGCATTCTTCACCGCCTGCGCCTTGACCAGGCCGAGGATCTCGGTGCGGAAGTCCTCGCGGCGGTCCGACCAGCGCAACCCGCCGCGGGCCACGAACCCGAACCGCAGGTGCACCCCCTCCACTCGGGGTGAGTACACGAAGATCTCGAACTTGGGTCGTGGCAGGGGCAGCTCGTTGATCAGGCCGGGATTCAGCTTCATCGCCACCACACCGCGCTGCCGTGCCGAATCCGGCCGCTGCACAAAGAAGTTGGTACGCAGAGTGGCCTGGATCAGGGTCGCGAAGGCACGCAGCACCCGGTCGGTGTCCAGGCTCACCAGGGCGTCGATGTCGGCGGCGACGGCGGCGGCCGCGCCCTGGGCGTCCCGGGTGCCGGCCGTGTCCTCGGACGGGTCGAACAGCGCCTCGAACAGCTGCACCAACGACCGGGTGGTGTGCGGGTTCTCGTTGAGCACCGACTCGATGTGCGACTGGCTGTACGGAAAACCGGCCTGGCGCAGGTACTTCGCGTAGGCCCGCAGGATCACCACCTGCTGCCAGGTCAGGTCGGCGCGCAGCACCAGCTCGTTGAAGCGGTCCACCTCGACCGAGCCGTGCCAGATCGCGGTGACGGCGTCGGCAAAGCGCTGGGCGGTGACCTCGCGGGAGGCCGCGTCGGGCGCGTCGGGGATGCTGCGCTGCCGGGCCACCTTGAACTGGTAGATCCACACCGGCAGACCGTCGGCCCGGCGCACGGTGTAGGGCCGTTCCTCAAGAACCACCACGCCCATCGACTGCAGCATCGGCAGCAGTTCACTCAGCGAGGCGGACTGACCGCCCAGGTACCAGGTGAGCTGGGCGAGGCCGTCGTCCCCGCCCTCGGTGAACACCAGCTTCACCGAATTGTCTTGCAACGCTTCGATGATCGCGATGTCGGCGATGGCATCGGCCGGGGCGACGGCTTGCTTGTAGTCCTCGGGGAACGCGGTGGCGTAGTGCTCGACGGCGGCGGGGCTGAGCGCCGCGTGCGCTGCCGCGCTGGTCATGCGGTCACCCCAGTTGCGGGTGGCCTCGGTCAGCAGATCCTGGATCCGGTTCTCGTTCTCGGTGGAGGTGTCCACGGTGTGCGCGGTCGTACCGTCGGGCAGCCGGACGGTGAAATGAACGACCGCCCAGGGTGATTCGCTGACCCGGGCCGAGTAGTCGATGCTCTCGCCGCCGAGCTCGCGCACCAG
The genomic region above belongs to Mycolicibacterium sp. HK-90 and contains:
- a CDS encoding NAD-glutamate dehydrogenase — translated: MTAKPEALRGPGISEQDRRQPPPEAIHRLAVSFLSTYRAPQADAPGVTATGPQAAGPAERLVSDGTVAAHYALGSHRAPGETKVAVYPGDADAGPALQIVTEQAAMLVDSVTVLLHRHGVAYPAIMNPVFRVRRDADGELLDFQPAAEATGGDGVDECWILVPVNGAADGPALTEVVRLLPGVLAEARQIGLDSAAMGAALHALANDVATDVEGRFPTTDRRDVAALLRWLSDGHFVLLGYQQCAISDGQAQVDPASRLGVLKLREDVLPPLTAADDLMVLAQATMPSYVRYGANPYIVVVRESGARVVEHRFVGLFTVAAMNANVLEIPLISRRVEEALAMARRDPSHPGQLLRDIVQTIPRPELFALSSKQLLDMALTVVDLGSRRRTLLFLRADQLAHFVSCLVYLPRDRYTTAVRLEMQNILVRELGGESIDYSARVSESPWAVVHFTVRLPDGTTAHTVDTSTENENRIQDLLTEATRNWGDRMTSAAAHAALSPAAVEHYATAFPEDYKQAVAPADAIADIAIIEALQDNSVKLVFTEGGDDGLAQLTWYLGGQSASLSELLPMLQSMGVVVLEERPYTVRRADGLPVWIYQFKVARQRSIPDAPDAASREVTAQRFADAVTAIWHGSVEVDRFNELVLRADLTWQQVVILRAYAKYLRQAGFPYSQSHIESVLNENPHTTRSLVQLFEALFDPSEDTAGTRDAQGAAAAVAADIDALVSLDTDRVLRAFATLIQATLRTNFFVQRPDSARQRGVVAMKLNPGLINELPLPRPKFEIFVYSPRVEGVHLRFGFVARGGLRWSDRREDFRTEILGLVKAQAVKNAVIVPVGAKGGFVVKRPPEPTGDAAADREATRAEGVACYQLFISGLLDVTDNVDKGTGAVVTPPEVVRRDGEDAYLVVAADKGTATFSDIANEVAKSYGFWLGDAFASGGSIGYDHKAMGITAKGAWESVKRHFREMGVDTQSQDFTVVGVGDMSGDVFGNGMLLSKHIRLIAAFDHRHIFLDPNPEAAVSWVERKRLFELPRSSWEDYDTKLISAGGGVYSRQQKSIPISPQARAALGIDGDIEELTPPALMKAILKAPVDLLWNGGIGTYVKAETESDVGDRANDQIRVCGNEVRAKVIGEGGNLGVTSLGRIEFDLAGGRINTDALDNSAGVDCSDHEVNIKILIDSLVTAGKVSPGERTDLLLSMTDEVGALVLADNKDQNDLMGTSRANAPGLLSVHARMIKDFVANRGLNRELEALPSEKEIRRRTDAGIGLTSPELATLMAHVKLNLKADVLASDVPEQEVFAARLPLYFPERLRDQFTGEIRAHQLRREIVTTMLVNDLVDTSGISYAYRITEDVGVGPVDAVRSYVATDAIFGIGDVWRRIRAAGDEGVPVFVTDRMTLDLRRLVDRAGRWLLNYRPQPLAVGAEINRFAAKVSALRPLMPQWLRGDDKAIVEKEAGEFSSHGVSDELAYAVATGLYQYSLLDVIDISDIVDREPAEVADTYFALMDRLGADGLLTAVSRLSRDDRWHSLARLAIRDDIYGSLRALCFDVLAVGEPEETGEEKIAEWELTNSSRVTRARRTLTEIYQDGEQDLATLSVAARQIRSMTRTSGTGTTA